In Lacerta agilis isolate rLacAgi1 chromosome 8, rLacAgi1.pri, whole genome shotgun sequence, one genomic interval encodes:
- the KLHDC4 gene encoding kelch domain-containing protein 4 isoform X2 gives MGKKSKKEKKVKGAEKTASKMEKKVSKRAKKEQEDLEALIAEFQTLDAKKTQVVETSCPPPSPRLNASLSPHPEKDELILFGGEYFNGKKTFLYNELFVYNIRKNSWAKLDIPNPPPRRCAHQAVVVAQGGGQLWVFGGEFASPDGEQFYHYKDLWVLHLASKTWEQIKASGGPSGRSGHRMVVCKRQLILFGGFHESARDYIYYNDVYAFNLDAFAWTKLTPSGIAPAPRSGCHLATTPEGNILVYGGYSKQRIKKDVDKGTLHTDLFLLKAESSDKWTWARISSSGVKPTPRSGFSVAVGPSNRSLLFGGVHDEEEEEDLEGDFFNDIYFYDLAKNRWFPGQLKGPKTEKKKRRRGPVAKTSCEGGESEEQLPPGPVEIVKEVVAEDGTIMTIKQVISAPELELQDPESEDEEDGTGDEASSQQVEPCPRSNAMLAVKHGVLYVYGGMFEVGDRQFTLNDLYAIDLHKMEEWKVLVEMDPKTQEWLEDSESDDEGDVEGAEGGEEEDEEEDEEEDSDDAEGEDEAEEDHPAVQPDENYTDYLSRTEQYWVKLARQKMGPDAKEKKMVKVGSA, from the exons ATGGGCAAGAAGagcaagaaggagaagaaggtgaAGGGGGCTGAGAAAACAGCCTCCAAGATGGAAAAGAAAGTCTCCAAGAGGGCCAAGAAGGAGCAG GAGGATCTTGAAGCTCTGATAGCGGAATTCCAGACGCTGGATGCTAAGAAGACTCAAGTGGTTGAGACAAGCTGCCCCCCGCCCTCCCCAAG GCTCAACGCATCTCTGTCTCCACATCCTGAGAAAGATGAGCTAATCCTCTTTGGAGGTGAATATTTCAATGGCAAAAAA aCGTTCCTGTACAACGAGCTGTTTGTTTACAACATTCGGAAGAACAGCTGGGCTAAACTTGACATCCCCAACCCCCCTCCGCGCCGCTGTGCCCATCAG GCTGTGGTGGTAGCTCAGGGTGGCGGACAGCTTTGGGTGTTTGGCGGGGAGTTTGCTTCACCAGACGGGGAGCAGTTTTACCACTACAAAGATCTCTGGGTCTTGCATTTGGCCAGCAAGACCTGGGAGCAAATAAA GGCTTCTGGGGGCCCTTCGGGTCGGAGCGGACACCGCATGGTGGTGTGCAAGAGGCAGCTGATACTCTTCGGAGGGTTCCATGAAAGTGCAAG AGATTACATCTACTACAATGATGTTTATGCCTTTAACCTGGACGCATTTGCCTGGACCAAGCTGACTCCCTCTGGGATTGCCCCCGCTCCAAGGTCTGGTTGCCATCTAGCTACCACTCCTGAAGGCAACATCCTTGTCTATGGAGGTTACTCCAAGCAG CGAATTAAAAAAGACGTTGACAAGGGCACTCTTCATACAGATTTGTTCCTGTTGAAGGCGGAAAGCTCAG ACAAGTGGACATGGGCTCGGATTAGTTCTTCAGGGGTGAAGCCGACCCCCAGGTCTGGCTTCTCGGTGGCTGTGGGCCCCAGCAACCGGTCCCTTCTTTTTGGTGGGGTCCacgatgaggaagaggaggaggacctcGAAGGAGACTTCTTTAACGATATTTATTTCTACGACTTGGCGAAGAACCGGTGGTTTCCTGGACAGCTAAag GGCCCAAAGACTGAGAAGAAGAAGCGGCGTCGAGGGCCTGTGGCAAAGACTAGCTGTGAAGGTGGTGAGAGCGAGGAGCAGCTCCCTCCGGGCCCCGTGGAGATCGTCAAGGAGGTGGTGGCGGAGGATGGGACCATCATGACTATCAAGCAGGTGATTTCGGCCCCCGAGCTGGAGCTGCAGGATCCTGAGTCGGAGGATGAAGAGGATGGCACGGGTGATGAGGCCTCCAGCCAGCAGGTGGAGCCATGCCCACGCTCAAACGCCATGCTGGCAGTCAAGCACGGGGTGCTCTATGTTTACGGAGGGATGTTTGAGGTGGGCGACCGCCAGTTCACTCTGAACGACCTTTATGCTATTGACCTCCACAAGATGGAAGAATGGAAGGTCCTCGTGGAGATGGACCCAA AAACTCAGGAATGGCTTGAAGATTCGGAGTCTGATGACGAGGGAGATGTGGAAGGTgcggagggaggagaggaggaggacgaggaggaagatgaagaagaggactCTGACGATGCTGAGGGCGAGGATGAAG CAGAGGAAGATCACCCCGCTGTGCAGCCTGATGAAAACTACACGGACTATCTCTCCAGGACAGAGCAATACTGGGTGAAACTGGCCCGCCAGAAGATGGGCCCTGACGCCAAAGAGAAGAAGATGGTGAAAGTGG GGTCTGCCTAG
- the KLHDC4 gene encoding kelch domain-containing protein 4 isoform X1 yields the protein MGKKSKKEKKVKGAEKTASKMEKKVSKRAKKEQEDLEALIAEFQTLDAKKTQVVETSCPPPSPRLNASLSPHPEKDELILFGGEYFNGKKTFLYNELFVYNIRKNSWAKLDIPNPPPRRCAHQAVVVAQGGGQLWVFGGEFASPDGEQFYHYKDLWVLHLASKTWEQIKASGGPSGRSGHRMVVCKRQLILFGGFHESARDYIYYNDVYAFNLDAFAWTKLTPSGIAPAPRSGCHLATTPEGNILVYGGYSKQRIKKDVDKGTLHTDLFLLKAESSDKWTWARISSSGVKPTPRSGFSVAVGPSNRSLLFGGVHDEEEEEDLEGDFFNDIYFYDLAKNRWFPGQLKGPKTEKKKRRRGPVAKTSCEGGESEEQLPPGPVEIVKEVVAEDGTIMTIKQVISAPELELQDPESEDEEDGTGDEASSQQVEPCPRSNAMLAVKHGVLYVYGGMFEVGDRQFTLNDLYAIDLHKMEEWKVLVEMDPKTQEWLEDSESDDEGDVEGAEGGEEEDEEEDEEEDSDDAEGEDEAEEDHPAVQPDENYTDYLSRTEQYWVKLARQKMGPDAKEKKMVKVGHAMAKAFHEGSA from the exons ATGGGCAAGAAGagcaagaaggagaagaaggtgaAGGGGGCTGAGAAAACAGCCTCCAAGATGGAAAAGAAAGTCTCCAAGAGGGCCAAGAAGGAGCAG GAGGATCTTGAAGCTCTGATAGCGGAATTCCAGACGCTGGATGCTAAGAAGACTCAAGTGGTTGAGACAAGCTGCCCCCCGCCCTCCCCAAG GCTCAACGCATCTCTGTCTCCACATCCTGAGAAAGATGAGCTAATCCTCTTTGGAGGTGAATATTTCAATGGCAAAAAA aCGTTCCTGTACAACGAGCTGTTTGTTTACAACATTCGGAAGAACAGCTGGGCTAAACTTGACATCCCCAACCCCCCTCCGCGCCGCTGTGCCCATCAG GCTGTGGTGGTAGCTCAGGGTGGCGGACAGCTTTGGGTGTTTGGCGGGGAGTTTGCTTCACCAGACGGGGAGCAGTTTTACCACTACAAAGATCTCTGGGTCTTGCATTTGGCCAGCAAGACCTGGGAGCAAATAAA GGCTTCTGGGGGCCCTTCGGGTCGGAGCGGACACCGCATGGTGGTGTGCAAGAGGCAGCTGATACTCTTCGGAGGGTTCCATGAAAGTGCAAG AGATTACATCTACTACAATGATGTTTATGCCTTTAACCTGGACGCATTTGCCTGGACCAAGCTGACTCCCTCTGGGATTGCCCCCGCTCCAAGGTCTGGTTGCCATCTAGCTACCACTCCTGAAGGCAACATCCTTGTCTATGGAGGTTACTCCAAGCAG CGAATTAAAAAAGACGTTGACAAGGGCACTCTTCATACAGATTTGTTCCTGTTGAAGGCGGAAAGCTCAG ACAAGTGGACATGGGCTCGGATTAGTTCTTCAGGGGTGAAGCCGACCCCCAGGTCTGGCTTCTCGGTGGCTGTGGGCCCCAGCAACCGGTCCCTTCTTTTTGGTGGGGTCCacgatgaggaagaggaggaggacctcGAAGGAGACTTCTTTAACGATATTTATTTCTACGACTTGGCGAAGAACCGGTGGTTTCCTGGACAGCTAAag GGCCCAAAGACTGAGAAGAAGAAGCGGCGTCGAGGGCCTGTGGCAAAGACTAGCTGTGAAGGTGGTGAGAGCGAGGAGCAGCTCCCTCCGGGCCCCGTGGAGATCGTCAAGGAGGTGGTGGCGGAGGATGGGACCATCATGACTATCAAGCAGGTGATTTCGGCCCCCGAGCTGGAGCTGCAGGATCCTGAGTCGGAGGATGAAGAGGATGGCACGGGTGATGAGGCCTCCAGCCAGCAGGTGGAGCCATGCCCACGCTCAAACGCCATGCTGGCAGTCAAGCACGGGGTGCTCTATGTTTACGGAGGGATGTTTGAGGTGGGCGACCGCCAGTTCACTCTGAACGACCTTTATGCTATTGACCTCCACAAGATGGAAGAATGGAAGGTCCTCGTGGAGATGGACCCAA AAACTCAGGAATGGCTTGAAGATTCGGAGTCTGATGACGAGGGAGATGTGGAAGGTgcggagggaggagaggaggaggacgaggaggaagatgaagaagaggactCTGACGATGCTGAGGGCGAGGATGAAG CAGAGGAAGATCACCCCGCTGTGCAGCCTGATGAAAACTACACGGACTATCTCTCCAGGACAGAGCAATACTGGGTGAAACTGGCCCGCCAGAAGATGGGCCCTGACGCCAAAGAGAAGAAGATGGTGAAAGTGGGGCATGCAATGGCAAAGGCCTTCCACGAAGGGTCTGCCTAG